From a single Maritimibacter sp. DP1N21-5 genomic region:
- the phaZ gene encoding polyhydroxyalkanoate depolymerase produces the protein MRYMMSYDLMETVRNTNQWLGATARAIGAYPAFAALPNPALQMMSAWGEVTERTFERMVAKPDWGIRTFTCEDGRDHLVNIEKVMEKPFGDLIHFNVSGRKTQPRKILLVAPMSGHYATLLRSTVKSLLVNCEVYITDWHNARDIPVSAGKFDVEDYTLYLVDFMRELGPDTHVIAVCQPAPLTLAATAYLAEEDPKAQPASLTLIGGPIDPDATPTDVTDFGRRVTMGQLEEMMIQRVGFKYKGVGRMVYPGLLQLASFMSMNAEKHSKAFTDQIGRAARGEASDHDKHNRFYDEYLAVMDMTAEFYLSTVERIFKRGEIAKNMFTVNGKQVDIGKITTVAVKTVEGANDDISAPGQCVAALDLCTGLPDEKKASHVEPGAGHYGIFAGKSWRNNIRPLVLDFIDANSPPPPSKKAANKNQAA, from the coding sequence ATGCGCTACATGATGAGCTACGATCTCATGGAAACGGTCCGCAACACCAATCAATGGTTGGGAGCAACCGCACGGGCCATCGGCGCCTACCCCGCCTTCGCCGCCCTGCCCAACCCGGCCCTTCAGATGATGTCGGCCTGGGGCGAGGTGACCGAACGCACCTTCGAACGCATGGTGGCCAAGCCTGACTGGGGCATCCGCACCTTCACCTGCGAAGACGGTCGCGACCACCTCGTGAACATCGAGAAGGTGATGGAAAAGCCCTTCGGCGACCTCATCCACTTCAATGTCTCGGGCCGCAAGACCCAGCCCCGCAAGATCCTGCTGGTGGCACCCATGTCCGGCCACTACGCCACCCTCCTCCGCTCGACCGTCAAATCGCTGCTCGTCAATTGCGAGGTCTACATCACCGACTGGCACAACGCGCGCGACATCCCCGTCAGCGCCGGCAAGTTCGATGTCGAGGACTACACCCTCTACCTCGTCGACTTCATGCGCGAGCTTGGCCCCGACACCCACGTGATCGCCGTGTGCCAACCCGCACCGCTGACACTGGCCGCCACCGCCTACCTGGCCGAGGAAGACCCCAAGGCGCAGCCCGCCTCCCTCACCCTGATCGGCGGTCCCATCGACCCCGACGCGACGCCGACGGACGTGACCGACTTCGGCCGCCGCGTCACCATGGGCCAGCTCGAGGAAATGATGATCCAGCGGGTCGGCTTCAAATACAAGGGCGTCGGGCGCATGGTCTATCCGGGCCTGCTGCAACTCGCATCCTTCATGTCGATGAACGCCGAAAAGCACTCCAAGGCGTTCACCGACCAGATCGGCCGCGCCGCACGGGGCGAGGCGAGCGACCACGACAAGCACAACCGCTTCTATGACGAATACCTGGCTGTCATGGACATGACGGCTGAATTCTACCTGTCCACGGTCGAACGCATCTTCAAACGAGGCGAGATCGCCAAGAACATGTTCACCGTCAACGGCAAGCAAGTCGACATCGGCAAGATCACCACCGTTGCGGTAAAGACCGTCGAAGGCGCGAATGACGATATCTCTGCCCCAGGACAATGCGTGGCAGCACTCGATCTCTGCACCGGCCTGCCGGACGAGAAAAAGGCGAGCCACGTTGAGCCCGGCGCAGGTCACTACGGGATTTTCGCAGGCAAGAGCTGGCGCAACAACATCCGGCCTCTGGTTCTTGATTTCATCGACGCCAATTCACCGCCACCGCCAAGCAAGAAGGCTGCGAACAAGAACCAGGCGGCATAG
- a CDS encoding epimerase, whose amino-acid sequence MSSVIVLGVKGRFGRAAADAFAEAGWRVTRAGRGLSGEGCVDVDATETAAVVSACAGHQVIVNAVNPLYHHWADTVPRVTEAVIVAARAADATVMIPGNIYNYGRDMPPMLTEDTPWGAETRKGKIRIRMEEAYRDSGVRTIVLRGGDFLDTKASGNWFESYIAPKAGQGKLTYPGPRHLVHAWAYLPDMARAMVALAERRLEFDGFEEFGFGGYALTGHDLIALVEDVMDKPMRVSRLPWWAVGVMGLWSPLMREVVEMQYIWHRPHQVDGAKLRAALPEFRETPVRDAIATSLS is encoded by the coding sequence ATGTCGTCAGTGATTGTTTTGGGCGTGAAAGGCCGGTTCGGACGCGCGGCCGCGGATGCCTTTGCCGAGGCCGGGTGGCGGGTCACTCGTGCCGGGCGCGGATTGAGCGGAGAAGGCTGCGTGGACGTCGATGCCACGGAGACCGCCGCCGTGGTGTCGGCTTGCGCGGGCCATCAGGTGATCGTCAACGCGGTCAATCCGCTTTACCATCACTGGGCCGACACCGTGCCGCGGGTGACGGAGGCCGTCATTGTGGCGGCGCGTGCGGCGGATGCCACCGTGATGATACCGGGCAACATCTACAATTACGGGCGCGACATGCCCCCGATGCTGACCGAAGACACCCCATGGGGGGCGGAAACCCGAAAGGGCAAGATCCGAATCCGTATGGAGGAGGCTTATCGGGACAGCGGGGTGCGGACCATCGTGCTGCGGGGCGGTGATTTTCTGGACACCAAGGCGTCGGGCAACTGGTTTGAAAGCTATATCGCGCCCAAGGCGGGGCAGGGCAAGCTGACCTATCCCGGTCCGCGCCACCTTGTTCACGCCTGGGCTTATCTGCCGGATATGGCTCGGGCCATGGTGGCTTTGGCGGAGCGGCGGCTTGAGTTCGACGGGTTTGAAGAGTTCGGTTTCGGTGGCTATGCCCTGACCGGCCATGACCTGATCGCGCTGGTGGAAGATGTCATGGACAAGCCAATGCGTGTATCGCGCTTGCCTTGGTGGGCGGTGGGCGTGATGGGCCTGTGGTCGCCATTGATGCGCGAGGTGGTCGAGATGCAGTATATCTGGCACCGGCCGCATCAGGTTGACGGTGCAAAGCTGCGCGCGGCGCTGCCGGAGTTTCGCGAGACACCGGTTCGGGATGCCATCGCTACATCACTCTCCTAG
- a CDS encoding transporter substrate-binding domain-containing protein, producing MKRFLGAAALALAASATVAAAQSCGGIYTVQRGDSLSLIADRQYKNASTWTEVHRNNLSVIGENPNALRVGMELRLGCIDGLPVGLPGANAPVVAAPAIQTASAAAPSRRKLEQSINLVTAGDFAPFTDQALENEGLITDVVRTAMQSSQSADNYNVHWVNDWSSHLDPLMTNAMMDMAFPWYKPDCAGSPDNYRCTNFHFSDPMFEMLILLFVDKARPIPFAQDSDIEGRTLCRPAGYFTHDLDRADRRWISDGKITLKQPQTVKGCFDMLVSGEVDAVAMNEFTGRAAIKDLGLKDQVEVVQGRPISIEGLHVLVHKDHPQADALVSTINGGLDAIKLSGEYQQVIDRHMSKIWAEF from the coding sequence ATGAAACGATTCTTGGGGGCGGCGGCGCTTGCGCTGGCCGCATCTGCTACCGTTGCAGCAGCACAGTCATGCGGGGGTATCTACACGGTGCAGCGCGGTGACAGCCTGTCGCTGATTGCCGATCGGCAGTACAAGAACGCCTCGACCTGGACCGAAGTGCACCGCAACAATCTGTCGGTGATCGGCGAGAACCCCAATGCACTGCGCGTGGGCATGGAATTGCGGCTGGGCTGCATTGATGGACTGCCGGTGGGCTTGCCGGGCGCCAATGCGCCCGTCGTCGCAGCGCCAGCGATCCAGACAGCATCGGCTGCTGCCCCGTCGCGTCGCAAACTGGAACAGTCCATCAACCTCGTGACCGCCGGTGACTTTGCCCCCTTCACCGACCAGGCGCTGGAAAACGAGGGGCTGATCACTGACGTGGTGCGCACCGCCATGCAAAGCTCGCAATCGGCCGACAATTACAACGTCCACTGGGTCAACGACTGGTCTTCGCACCTCGATCCGCTGATGACCAATGCGATGATGGACATGGCCTTTCCCTGGTACAAACCCGATTGCGCGGGCTCGCCCGACAATTACCGCTGCACGAACTTCCACTTCTCCGACCCGATGTTCGAGATGCTGATCCTGCTTTTCGTGGACAAGGCGCGGCCCATCCCCTTCGCCCAGGACAGCGACATCGAAGGGCGTACGCTCTGCCGTCCGGCGGGCTATTTCACCCACGACCTCGACCGTGCCGACCGCCGCTGGATTTCCGATGGCAAGATCACCCTGAAACAGCCGCAGACCGTCAAGGGGTGCTTTGACATGCTCGTCTCGGGTGAGGTCGACGCAGTCGCCATGAACGAATTTACAGGCCGCGCCGCGATCAAGGATCTGGGGCTGAAGGATCAGGTCGAAGTGGTGCAGGGGCGCCCGATCTCCATCGAAGGGCTGCATGTGCTGGTTCACAAGGATCACCCGCAAGCCGATGCGCTCGTATCGACGATCAATGGTGGCCTCGACGCAATCAAGCTGTCGGGCGAATACCAGCAGGTGATCGACCGGCACATGTCCAAGATCTGGGCGGAGTTCTGA
- a CDS encoding LysR family transcriptional regulator, whose protein sequence is MTQPDWSQIQSFAAVAEHGSLSAAARAQGSSQPTLSRHIAQLEATLGTRLFDRSRGGMILTDEGTDLLAHATAMADAAARFDTTRDGHGTDIAGTVRLTASHVVANFILPPILSDLHTTYPGIEIEVVASDTTENLLRREADIALRMYRPTQPDVIARHITDLPLGAYAAPAYIERHGAPDTLQDLHHHSLVGYDRSTLIIEAFAQRGLKVGRDFFAFRSDDQVLCWHMVIAGYGIGFAPRRVGDADSRVIRVSRDEDAGTMPLWLTAHPDVRRIPRVRRVYDWLARHLA, encoded by the coding sequence ATGACCCAACCTGACTGGTCCCAGATACAATCCTTTGCCGCCGTTGCGGAACACGGCTCGCTCTCTGCTGCCGCGCGCGCCCAGGGCAGCAGCCAGCCGACGCTCAGCCGGCATATCGCCCAGCTCGAAGCGACACTCGGAACGCGGCTCTTCGACAGGTCGCGCGGCGGCATGATCCTGACCGATGAAGGCACAGACCTTCTCGCGCACGCCACCGCCATGGCCGACGCAGCAGCACGCTTCGACACGACCCGCGATGGGCACGGCACCGACATTGCCGGCACGGTGCGGCTTACGGCCAGCCATGTGGTGGCGAACTTCATTCTGCCCCCGATCCTGTCGGATCTTCACACCACATACCCGGGGATCGAGATCGAGGTCGTCGCCTCGGACACCACAGAAAACCTGTTGCGACGCGAGGCGGACATCGCGCTGCGCATGTACCGGCCCACGCAGCCGGACGTGATCGCCCGGCACATCACCGACCTGCCGCTTGGTGCCTATGCCGCACCGGCTTACATCGAAAGGCACGGTGCCCCGGACACACTGCAAGACCTGCACCATCACAGCCTGGTCGGCTATGACCGCAGCACACTGATCATTGAAGCATTTGCACAGCGCGGGCTCAAAGTCGGCCGCGATTTCTTTGCGTTTCGCAGCGATGATCAGGTGCTGTGCTGGCACATGGTGATTGCCGGATACGGGATCGGCTTTGCGCCGCGGCGCGTCGGGGATGCCGACAGCCGCGTGATCCGCGTTTCACGGGATGAGGATGCAGGCACCATGCCGCTGTGGCTCACAGCACATCCAGACGTGCGCCGAATCCCGCGGGTGCGGCGGGTGTATGACTGGCTGGCGCGGCACCTCGCCTGA
- a CDS encoding alpha/beta hydrolase, whose translation MTTKDTTDGAVTGENLDKLNTNLRKVEELTQRLTQVLTHRSTHNAALDGPNQELFQKAASAYWTEAFRDPAKVLEHQLQFWSKSVTHFVEAQQALAQGKLQAPADPGPKDRRFANPLWDTHPYFNYVKQQYLINADAIAQAVEDVSDMDPVEKQRLAYFSRQIVDMMAPTNFLATNPDALEKAVATEGQSLIDGLENLISDLEANNGELIVKLADDKAFELGGNIATTPGKVIYRNRMMELIQYTPTTEKVHKTPVVLFPPWINKFYILDLKQQNSLVKWIVEQGHTLFVVSWVNPDAAYAGVGLEDYVEDGYLAAIREAKAITGQSQVNAIGYCIAGTTLSLTLSLLKQRKDKSIKSATFFTALTDFSDQGEFTPFLTDDFIDGIEAECADKGILPSVIMARTFTFLRSNDLVYTPAIKSYMMGETPPAFDLLYWNGDGANLPEKMAMQYLRGLCQRNELAECGFELLGHTLKLSDIDVPLCAIACQTDHIAPWKDSYRGIQQMGSKDKTFIMTQSGHIAGIVNPPSKNKYGHYTNPDLTLDHKDWQETADFNEGSWWPRWGAWLKKRGGAMVKAREPGDSAHPVLEDAPGTYVTVKARP comes from the coding sequence ATGACAACCAAGGACACTACCGATGGTGCTGTCACAGGCGAAAACCTCGATAAATTGAACACAAATCTCCGGAAGGTTGAGGAGCTCACACAGCGACTCACCCAGGTTTTGACGCACCGCAGCACGCACAACGCGGCGCTTGATGGCCCGAATCAGGAATTGTTTCAGAAAGCGGCTTCGGCCTACTGGACCGAAGCCTTTCGCGATCCGGCCAAGGTGCTGGAACACCAGCTTCAGTTCTGGTCGAAATCCGTCACTCATTTCGTCGAGGCGCAGCAGGCGCTGGCGCAGGGCAAGTTGCAGGCCCCCGCCGATCCCGGACCGAAAGACCGCCGCTTTGCCAACCCGCTCTGGGACACGCACCCCTATTTCAACTACGTCAAGCAGCAGTACCTGATCAACGCGGACGCGATCGCGCAGGCGGTTGAGGACGTGTCGGATATGGACCCGGTCGAAAAGCAGCGCCTCGCCTATTTCTCCCGTCAGATCGTGGACATGATGGCGCCGACCAACTTCCTCGCCACCAACCCCGATGCGCTGGAAAAGGCCGTCGCGACCGAGGGGCAAAGCCTGATCGACGGGCTGGAGAACCTGATTTCCGATCTCGAAGCCAACAATGGCGAGCTGATCGTGAAGCTGGCCGATGACAAGGCGTTCGAGTTGGGCGGCAACATTGCCACCACGCCGGGCAAAGTCATCTACCGCAACCGGATGATGGAACTGATCCAGTACACGCCAACGACAGAGAAGGTACACAAGACCCCCGTCGTGCTGTTCCCGCCCTGGATCAACAAGTTCTATATCCTCGATCTGAAACAGCAGAACAGCCTGGTGAAGTGGATCGTGGAGCAGGGGCACACCCTGTTTGTCGTGTCCTGGGTCAACCCCGATGCGGCCTATGCCGGGGTCGGGCTCGAGGATTACGTCGAGGACGGGTACCTGGCGGCGATCCGGGAGGCCAAGGCCATCACGGGCCAAAGCCAGGTGAACGCCATCGGCTACTGTATCGCCGGGACGACCTTGTCCCTAACGCTCAGCCTGCTGAAGCAGCGCAAGGACAAGTCGATCAAGTCGGCCACCTTCTTCACCGCGCTGACGGATTTCAGCGATCAGGGAGAGTTCACGCCGTTCCTGACCGACGACTTCATCGACGGGATCGAAGCGGAATGCGCGGACAAGGGCATCCTGCCATCCGTCATCATGGCACGGACGTTCACGTTCCTGCGCTCCAACGACCTTGTCTATACGCCCGCCATCAAAAGCTACATGATGGGAGAGACGCCGCCCGCCTTTGATCTGCTCTACTGGAACGGGGACGGGGCGAACCTGCCCGAGAAGATGGCGATGCAATATCTGCGCGGACTGTGTCAGCGGAATGAACTGGCCGAGTGCGGTTTTGAGCTTTTGGGTCACACGCTGAAATTGTCGGACATTGACGTGCCGCTGTGCGCCATCGCCTGCCAGACGGATCACATCGCGCCGTGGAAAGACAGCTACCGCGGGATCCAGCAGATGGGGTCGAAGGACAAGACCTTTATCATGACCCAATCGGGTCATATCGCGGGCATCGTGAATCCGCCCAGCAAGAACAAGTACGGCCACTATACGAACCCGGATCTTACCCTCGATCACAAAGACTGGCAGGAGACCGCGGACTTCAACGAAGGGTCCTGGTGGCCGCGCTGGGGCGCCTGGCTGAAAAAGCGGGGCGGGGCGATGGTCAAGGCCCGCGAGCCGGGTGATTCTGCCCACCCTGTGCTGGAAGATGCGCCCGGAACCTACGTGACGGTCAAGGCAAGACCCTGA
- a CDS encoding carboxylesterase → MPFDPTRIGPDIDAYFAETEAQFTDIKPGTEKRVIWATAPGTRTDWVVVYIHGFSASSEEIRPVPDRIANELGANLVYTRLAGHGRAPDAMAEATPDAWTDDVTEALTAARAVGDRIIVISTSTGGTIVTALSQDTDVMEGVAGFIFVAPNYGINNPLAPLLKWPLARHWLPWIGGRRRTFVARSDRHATYWTLDYPSVAVMPMVPLIDRVHALDHGKQTIPALFWYAEQDNIVLSDRTRTIAAAWGAPKQTVHPALTDKDDIESHVVVGDILSPGQTDAAVTGMLDWIRGLD, encoded by the coding sequence CCCCGACATCGACGCCTATTTCGCCGAAACCGAAGCGCAGTTCACCGACATCAAGCCGGGCACGGAAAAGCGGGTGATCTGGGCCACCGCACCGGGCACCCGCACCGATTGGGTCGTGGTCTACATCCACGGCTTCTCCGCCTCGTCCGAGGAAATCCGCCCCGTCCCGGACCGCATCGCGAACGAGCTGGGCGCAAACCTCGTCTACACCCGGCTCGCCGGACACGGGCGCGCGCCCGACGCCATGGCCGAAGCCACGCCCGATGCCTGGACCGACGACGTCACCGAAGCGCTGACAGCCGCACGGGCGGTGGGCGACAGGATCATCGTCATCAGCACCTCGACCGGCGGCACGATCGTCACGGCGCTCTCGCAAGACACTGACGTGATGGAGGGGGTCGCAGGCTTCATCTTCGTCGCCCCCAACTACGGCATCAACAACCCGCTGGCCCCGCTGCTGAAATGGCCGCTGGCCCGGCATTGGCTGCCCTGGATCGGCGGCAGGCGGCGCACCTTCGTTGCGCGCAGCGACCGGCACGCGACCTACTGGACGCTCGACTACCCCAGCGTCGCGGTCATGCCGATGGTGCCGCTGATCGATCGGGTACACGCGCTGGACCACGGCAAACAGACGATCCCCGCGCTCTTCTGGTATGCTGAACAGGACAACATCGTGCTGTCGGACCGCACCAGAACCATCGCCGCCGCCTGGGGCGCGCCGAAGCAAACCGTACACCCGGCCCTGACAGACAAGGACGACATCGAAAGCCACGTGGTCGTGGGGGACATCCTGTCGCCGGGACAAACGGATGCGGCAGTCACAGGTATGCTCGACTGGATCAGGGGGCTCGACTGA
- a CDS encoding DUF6151 family protein, with the protein MAGADLPFACDCGKLRGTLLGVSPSNGTRAECFCHDCRATELHAGQPDPAPGAVQVYQTVPDRVRFDSGEDQLAVFSLSEKGLLRWHARCCGSIMFNTARSPKLAFASFRTDRLKDDSPLGPIKARAFVRKANGKRGHEGGLKFLFCVIARALPRRIGGKWKQTPFFTPDGQAVRDIYVLTDTERAAVYPPQA; encoded by the coding sequence ATGGCGGGCGCGGATCTCCCCTTTGCCTGCGATTGTGGAAAACTGCGCGGCACGCTTCTGGGCGTGTCACCGTCAAACGGTACGCGCGCCGAGTGTTTCTGCCACGATTGCCGCGCCACCGAACTTCATGCGGGCCAACCTGATCCGGCACCGGGTGCCGTCCAAGTCTACCAGACCGTGCCGGATCGTGTGCGCTTTGACTCGGGCGAAGATCAGCTCGCCGTCTTTTCCCTTTCAGAAAAGGGGCTCCTGCGCTGGCACGCACGCTGCTGCGGGTCGATCATGTTCAACACTGCGCGCAGTCCGAAACTGGCCTTTGCCTCGTTTCGAACCGACCGGTTGAAAGATGACAGTCCTCTCGGGCCGATCAAGGCGCGCGCATTTGTCCGCAAGGCCAATGGTAAACGCGGACACGAAGGCGGATTGAAGTTCCTGTTCTGTGTGATCGCCCGTGCGCTTCCTCGGCGTATTGGCGGGAAGTGGAAACAGACCCCGTTTTTCACGCCCGATGGGCAAGCGGTCCGCGACATTTATGTCCTGACAGACACTGAGCGCGCGGCGGTTTACCCACCGCAAGCCTGA
- the phaR gene encoding polyhydroxyalkanoate synthesis repressor PhaR, with amino-acid sequence MTEKPAPLLIKRYASRRLYNTETSDYVTLEDISGFIRDGREVQIVDLKTGDDLTRQYLLQIIAEHESRGESVLPVDVLNDLVRSYMGGGASVVPQFLQASFEMLRDGQSKVMENMNAMNPMAKMPGFEMMQAQQEAFMKAMTGGLGTAWGSSGPAPEAEDKDDGEDLDAIKKQLAELQDKLSKLS; translated from the coding sequence GTGACAGAAAAACCAGCACCCTTGTTGATCAAGCGGTATGCCAGCCGACGGCTCTACAACACGGAGACCAGCGACTATGTCACGCTGGAGGACATTTCGGGTTTTATCCGGGATGGGCGCGAGGTTCAGATCGTGGACCTCAAGACCGGCGATGACCTGACACGGCAGTATTTGCTGCAGATCATCGCGGAGCATGAAAGCCGTGGCGAGAGCGTCCTGCCGGTCGACGTGCTGAACGATCTGGTGCGCAGCTACATGGGCGGTGGGGCGTCCGTAGTGCCGCAATTCCTGCAAGCGTCGTTCGAGATGTTGCGTGATGGGCAAAGCAAGGTGATGGAGAACATGAACGCCATGAACCCCATGGCCAAGATGCCGGGGTTCGAGATGATGCAGGCCCAGCAGGAAGCCTTCATGAAGGCGATGACGGGCGGGCTCGGAACCGCTTGGGGATCGTCGGGCCCCGCACCGGAAGCCGAAGACAAGGATGACGGTGAGGATCTGGACGCCATCAAAAAGCAGCTTGCCGAGTTGCAGGACAAGCTGTCGAAATTGTCCTGA
- a CDS encoding alpha/beta fold hydrolase, giving the protein MAEPLVFLPGMMCDARLFGPQIAELSSEFSVMVAPVTRGERIEEIASGLLDELPQRFALAGLSMGGIVAMELLRRAPDRITRLALMDTNPLAETPQIAAAREPQIVKVRTGRMHEVMRDEMKPNYLAPGPYVDEILALVMDMADALGPEVFVRQSRALQRRRDQQGTLRKCKVPTLVMCGAHDALCPVKRHTFMAELIPGAELKILEDAGHLPTLEAPAETTRALRDWLKQPLILR; this is encoded by the coding sequence ATGGCTGAACCCCTTGTTTTTCTTCCCGGGATGATGTGCGACGCGCGGCTCTTCGGCCCGCAGATCGCCGAGCTGTCCTCCGAGTTCTCCGTCATGGTCGCGCCCGTTACCCGCGGGGAACGGATCGAGGAGATCGCAAGCGGCCTGCTCGACGAATTACCCCAGCGCTTCGCGCTCGCGGGTCTGTCGATGGGCGGGATCGTGGCGATGGAGCTTCTGCGCCGCGCCCCTGACCGGATCACACGGCTCGCGCTGATGGACACCAACCCGCTGGCCGAGACACCCCAGATCGCTGCCGCGCGCGAGCCGCAGATCGTCAAGGTGCGCACGGGCCGGATGCACGAGGTGATGCGGGATGAGATGAAGCCGAACTACCTGGCCCCCGGTCCTTACGTCGACGAGATCCTGGCGCTGGTCATGGACATGGCCGACGCGCTTGGCCCCGAGGTGTTCGTGCGCCAATCCCGCGCGTTGCAACGCCGTCGCGATCAGCAGGGGACGCTGCGCAAGTGCAAGGTGCCGACGCTCGTGATGTGCGGCGCACATGATGCGCTTTGCCCGGTCAAGCGGCACACGTTCATGGCTGAGTTGATTCCAGGCGCCGAGTTGAAAATCCTGGAGGATGCGGGGCATCTACCCACGCTGGAGGCACCGGCAGAAACGACGCGGGCCTTGCGTGATTGGCTGAAACAGCCGCTGATCCTGCGATAA
- a CDS encoding phasin family protein, which translates to MAKQQDMTAMFKDMMGAFPVDTAAMEDAFKTATTLNEKLSHVAIDAAEKSTEISSKWTKETLAKLGDMSKAKAEPADYAKAMTDFASAYAEVTAEHMAAFAEVAKKVQMDTVELMMAAGKDMSEDAQAAVKKATGDMTAAAKKAAAAK; encoded by the coding sequence ATGGCTAAGCAACAAGACATGACCGCAATGTTCAAAGACATGATGGGTGCATTCCCCGTGGACACAGCGGCCATGGAAGACGCATTCAAAACAGCAACCACGCTGAACGAAAAACTGAGCCACGTGGCAATCGACGCGGCTGAAAAGTCGACCGAGATTTCCTCGAAGTGGACCAAAGAAACTCTGGCGAAACTGGGCGACATGTCCAAAGCCAAGGCAGAGCCTGCCGACTACGCCAAAGCCATGACCGATTTCGCATCGGCCTATGCTGAAGTGACAGCCGAGCACATGGCCGCCTTCGCTGAAGTTGCCAAGAAAGTGCAGATGGACACCGTCGAGCTGATGATGGCCGCAGGCAAAGACATGAGCGAAGACGCGCAAGCAGCCGTCAAGAAAGCCACCGGCGACATGACCGCCGCGGCCAAGAAGGCTGCTGCTGCGAAGTAA
- a CDS encoding transporter substrate-binding domain-containing protein produces MSLRTFALSVTATLGVGSAAMACEPSVVVAPGDTLFSIAEDHLGDLSRWSLIFYNNPDIQGGSLLDLPAGTVLSIPCPNVAAQPAAPAPVVEADPKPLQQDTEAEIRLVTASNYAPFTDLSWPGQGMLTELVNAAFEATPNPLTYSIEWENDWSKHLFPMLDSKEFDMGFPWFKPDCAGNPSNERCANFHFSDPLVDLVILLFARSDNPFNFDQDSDLHGKTLCRPAGYFTHDLDRADRRWLSEGLVMLKQPATPDDCFNMLVAGEVDAVALNEFLGVQKMFEMDLTDQVAPLSRPVSVEGLHVLISKKHWRGTAHLYRFNAGLARLKQSERYNEIVSRHLALFWDQIKN; encoded by the coding sequence ATGTCCTTGCGCACCTTCGCCTTGTCGGTAACGGCCACGCTCGGTGTCGGATCCGCCGCCATGGCGTGCGAACCCTCCGTCGTCGTGGCGCCCGGCGACACGCTCTTTTCCATCGCCGAGGATCACTTGGGCGATCTCTCTCGTTGGTCGCTCATCTTCTACAACAATCCCGACATCCAGGGCGGCAGTCTCTTGGACCTGCCCGCGGGGACGGTGCTGTCGATCCCGTGCCCCAATGTCGCCGCCCAGCCCGCAGCACCCGCGCCGGTGGTCGAGGCAGACCCCAAGCCATTGCAGCAGGACACCGAGGCGGAAATCAGGCTCGTCACCGCATCGAACTACGCGCCTTTCACCGACCTTAGTTGGCCGGGGCAGGGGATGCTGACCGAACTGGTCAATGCCGCGTTCGAGGCAACGCCGAACCCGCTCACATACTCCATCGAATGGGAAAATGACTGGTCCAAGCACCTCTTTCCCATGCTCGACAGCAAGGAGTTCGACATGGGGTTCCCGTGGTTCAAGCCCGACTGCGCGGGCAACCCGTCGAACGAACGCTGTGCAAATTTCCATTTCTCGGACCCGCTGGTTGATCTGGTCATCCTGCTCTTTGCGCGCAGCGATAACCCGTTCAACTTCGATCAGGACAGCGACCTGCACGGCAAGACGCTGTGTCGTCCCGCAGGCTATTTTACCCATGACCTCGACCGCGCCGACAGACGGTGGTTGTCCGAGGGGCTGGTGATGCTGAAACAGCCCGCCACACCCGATGACTGTTTCAACATGCTGGTCGCGGGTGAGGTCGACGCGGTGGCTTTGAACGAGTTTCTGGGCGTGCAGAAGATGTTCGAGATGGATCTGACCGACCAGGTCGCGCCCTTGTCGCGGCCCGTGTCGGTCGAGGGCTTGCATGTCCTTATTTCGAAAAAGCATTGGCGGGGGACCGCGCATCTCTACCGCTTCAACGCAGGTCTTGCGCGACTTAAGCAATCAGAGCGCTATAACGAGATCGTCAGCCGCCATTTGGCGCTGTTCTGGGATCAGATCAAAAACTGA